In the genome of Rhodamnia argentea isolate NSW1041297 chromosome 3, ASM2092103v1, whole genome shotgun sequence, one region contains:
- the LOC115756629 gene encoding 28 kDa heat- and acid-stable phosphoprotein has translation MGRGKFKGKPTGRRQFSTPDEMIAGTSSRPRTFRQEEAERVEEESEEESEEESGEESEETEKRKGTESVIQIENPNLAKAKNLKAKDADASKTTELSRREREEIEKQRAHERYMRLQEQGKTEQARKDLERLALIRQQRAEAAKKREEEKAAKDQKKAEARK, from the exons ATGGGAAGAGGAAAGTTCAAGGGCAAGCCCACGGGTCGCCGCCAGTTCTCGACTCCCGATGAGATGa TTGCGGGTACTTCCAGTCGTCCTCGCACATTCAGACag GAAGAAGCTGAGCGCGTAGAAGAAGAATCTGAAGAAGAATCGGAAGAAGAATCAGGAGAAGAATCTGAAGAGACTGAA AAGCGGAAAGGGACTGAAAGTGTTATTCaaattgaaaatccaaatttggcAAAGGCAAAGAACTTGAAAGCCAAAGATGCCGAT GCAAGCAAGACAACTGAACTTTCAAGGCGGGAAAG GGAGGAGATAGAAAAGCAGAGAGCTCATGAACGGTACATGAGGCTACAGGAACAAGGAAAAACAGAGCAAGCCAGGAAAGATTTAG AGCGTTTAGCCCTCATTCGGCAACAAAGAGCAGAAGCCGCCAAGAAGCGAGAAGAAGAGAAAGCCG CCAAAGATCAGAAGAAGGCAGAAGCTCGCAAATGA
- the LOC125314086 gene encoding disease resistance protein RML1A-like translates to MGSWPPEMNSSGARFGILLVLDEAYDVAAGAYYIAENVADCELMALKIGEKAQNVGGIRFVQTKLIRDILNRDGNLASSEGGIKFFQDVFSNIKALVVLDDVEEQSHVDDLVGNRLDWFGPGRWIIVTSENRGILETCVSRGRADIYEVNETDDDRALQLFCKHASIPWYPEIGKCIVKATGRVPFVIAVIGSLLCGKTIEDRRKMEDL, encoded by the exons ATGGGGTCCTGGCCTCCAGAGATGAACAGTTCTGGTGCTCGTTTTGGTATACTTCTTGTTCTG GATGAAGCATATGACGTGGCAGCAGGGGCTTATTACATTGCTGAAAATGTGGCAGATTGTGAACTGATGGCCTTAA AGATTGGAGAAAAAGCGCAAAATGTTGGCGGTATCCGGTTTGTGCAAACTAAGTTGATACGTGATATTCTTAATCGAGATGGCAATCTTGCTTCTTCTGAAGGAGGAATCAAGTTTTTCCAGGATGTCTTCAGCAACATAAAAGCTCTTGTTGTCCTAGATGATGTGGAAGAACAGTCTCATGTTGATGATCTTGTAGGTAACCGGCTTGACTGGTTTGGTCCTGGACGTTGGATAATTGTTACGTCAGAAAATCGTGGAATTCTCGAAACATGTGTTTCTCGAGGAAGAGCTGATATCTATGAGGTGAATGAGACGGATGATGACCGagctcttcaacttttttgcaaGCATGCTTCAATACCTTGGTATCCTGAAATTGGGAAGTGCATTGTCAAAGCCACGGGGCGGGTTCCATTTGTTATTGCAGTTATCGGTTCGCTTCTCTGTGGAAAAACAATAGAGGATAGGAGGAAGATGGAGGACTTATAA